The window GCGACCTCGCGGGCGCTCTTCGGCTCGTGAGCGATGGTCGCGAGGAGTTCGGCGTAGAACCGGCTGTCGGCCTCGGCCCCGACCCGCTCTGAGAGGCTGTCGAGGACGTCGGTCACCCGGCCGTGGACCCACCGCTGCGCGAGCGAGAGTTCGCTCTCGACGTCTTCGAGGTAGGCGTACTGCCGGGCGAGTTCGGCCACGTCGTCCGGGTCGTCGACGGCCGGGTCGTCGGTGTCCGGGGCGTCGACGTTCGAGTCTGCGGTGTCCGAATCCCCGGCCTGACCGTCCGTCTCGGCGTTCCTACAAGGGTCGATCCGCCCGCGCGCACCTTGACTCTCGTCCCCGCCGTCGCTCCCGTCGCCCTCGACGTCTCCTCTCTTTCCGTCCCGATCCTCGGCGTCCAGGTCGTCGACGCGCGCCCGGCCGTTCGATCCGGGGATGTCGAGCGAGATGTGCTGACAGCGACCGCGCATATCGAGGCTCCGGCTGGCCGGATACGCGCTCTTGGCGCCGAAGCGGTACGGCGAGACGCTCACTTCGAGCCGGAGGTTCCGCGCGATGTGGAAGTACTTCCGGCGCTGATCGTCCGTCCGGCTCTCGACGAGGCCGGCCTCTTCGAGTCGCCGCAGGTGGTCGATGACGGCCTTCGGACTGACCCCGAGGTACTCGCTGATCTCGGTGACGTAACACGGCTTGTGCGAGAGGAGCCGGAGGATGCGCCGCCGGTTCTCGTTCCCGAGGAGATCCAGCAGTACCGCAGAGTCCATAACCGAAGGTAAATCGTCGAGACGTAAGACGCTGACGCATCGATCGGCGGGAAACTGCCGGACGACACGGGAACGCCGGCCGAACGGGGACCCGCGGCGAGGGAGGGCGGCGTGGCCGGAGCACGCAGATGTGCTGTGTCGTGGCGAACAGTCGGCACACCTCCCGCGACGACTTCGATGCCGGCTCTCCTGCCTCCTCCCGTGGCGTCGTCGCCCTCGCTTCCCGCGTCGACGTGCCGAGCGACCGCGGCCCGACGCGGGACGGTTCTCAGATCACGGGGGCTCTGACCCCGTCTTGGTATATAAACCATCGTCGCTCCCCCGCCGTCTCCACTCGGACACGCCCTCCCCGCCTTCACTCGGCCACGCTCTCCCCCGCCGTCACTCCGCCGCTCCGCCGTCGGAACCCGATTGGTGTCGGTCGAACGCCCACGCGGCGTATCCGACGACGGCGACGGAGAGGGCGACGGTGATCCCCGCGAGCAGCGGACCGGCCTCGTATCGGAGCGGCGGGTACAGCCCCAGGCCGTAGTCGAAGGCGTCGTTGAGGAGGAGGAAGACGAGCGCCGCGGCCAGCGCCTCGCGCGTCGTCTCGCCGTAGTACGGGATCACCGCCGCCTGCAGGAGGAAGAACAGGTGCGTGATCAAGATCCCCCAGTACTCCCACAGCAGCGCCGGCGTGAAGCCGACGTAGAGGTCCGGTCGGAGGTTGAGCGCGATGGCCGTCCAGAGGCCGTACTTCACGAGCCAGACGAACGCGAGGGTGTGCAAGAGCGCGAGTAGCCGGTTCGAGGGGGCCTCGGTGACGCGGCGGCCGAGGTTCGGGAGCAGCGTCGCCACCGAGAGCGTCGCGAGCGCGAGCGCGGTGGGCGAATCGCCGAACAGCGGGTACGCGAGCGAACTGAGGTCGTTCAGCGAGGGGTCCGAGTGCACGTAGAAACTCACGCCGAGGAGGAAGGCCGCGCCGTCGACGACGAGCAGCCATCCGAGGCTCGCGCCGTTGCCGAGGTAATACTGCACCCAGCGCTCGGGGAACGGGCGTCTGAGTCGCGCCCGCCACCCGCGGCGTTCCGTCGGTCCGTCAGGCGACTCGCCCATCAGGTCCGACGACGGCGGGAGCCCGAAAGAAGGTGTCGCGTTCGCGTGACGAGTCTCCGAGCGGGAACGGACCGGCGGCCGAAGCGAAGCCTATTCCCTCCCACCTCGTCTCTCCTCAGGTATGCAGGCAGCGCTCGTCATCCTCGACGGCTGGGGCCTCGGGGACCACGACCGACGCGACGCGGTGAAGGCGGCGTCGACGCCGAACTTCGATCGACTCGCCGAGACCGGCGCCTACGGCACGCTCGACGTCTCCGGGCGGAACGTCGGCCTCCCGGAGGGACAGATGGGCAACAGCGAGGTCGGCCACCTCAACATCGGCGCGGGCCGCGTCGTCAAGCAGGCGTACACGCGCATCGAGGACGCCATCGCCGAGGGCACGTTCCGGACGAACGACGCCATCGCCTCGGCGTTCGACCACGTCGAGGAGACCGGCGGCCGCGTCCACTGTATGGGGCTCCTGAGCGACGGCGGCGTCCACTCCGAGCAGGGCCACCTCCACGCCCTGATCGAGGTCGCGGCCGACCGCGGCGTCGACGCCGTCACCCACGCGTTCACCGACGGCCGCGACACCGATCCCTACGGCGGCGAGGGGTACCTCGAAACGCTCGAAGGCGTCGTCGAGGAGTGCGGAACGGGCGGCGTCGCGACCGTCTCCGGGCGGTACTACGCGATGGACCGCGATCGGAACTGGGAGCGGACGAAGCGCGCCTACGACGCCATCGTCGGCCGCGAGGCCGACCACGAGGCCGCCTCGGCCGTCGCCGCCGTTCGGGAATCGTACGAGCGCGGCGACACCGACGAGTTCGTCGAGCCGACGCTCGTCGAGGATCGACCGGCCCTCGAAGACGGCGACGCGGTGCTGTTCTTCAACTTCCGACCGGACCGCGCGCGCCAGCTCGTCCGGCTCCTCGCGGACATCGACCCCGAGTGGCCCTTCGAGACCGATCCACCGGAGACGCGGATCGTCACGATGACCGAGTACGACGAGACGTTCGACCTCCCGGTGGCCTTCCCGCCCGAGGAACCGACAGACACGCTCGGCGCGACGCTCTCTGCCGCCGGAAAGACGCAGCTGAGAATCGCCGAGTCCGAGAAGTACGCCCACGTCACGTACTTCCTCAACGGCGGTCGCGAGGTGGAGTTCGACGGCGAGATCCGCCGGATCGTCGAGAGCCCCGACGTGCCGACGTACGATCTCCAGCCGGAGATGAGCGCCGCCGAGGTGACCGACACGGCGCTGGAACTCATCGACGCCGAGGACCCCGACGCGCTCGTGCTCAACTACGCGAACCCGGATATGGTCGGCCACACCGGCGACTTCGAGGCGGCCGTCGAGGCCGTCGAGGCCGTCGACGAACAGCTCGGCCGGCTGGTCGCGGCGGTGCGGGAGGCGGGCGGCCACGTCCTCGTCACGGCCGACCACGGCAACGCCGACGATATGGGCACCGCCGACGAGCCGCACACTGCCCACACCACGAACCCGGTTCCGTTCGTCTACCTGACGCCCGGCGGCGACGACGGCGGCCGGCGGGTCCGTTCGGGCGGATCCCTCTGCGACATCGCGCCGACGCTCCTGGAACTGATGGGCGTCGAGAAACCGGCGACGATGACGGGCGAGTCGCTCCTGGAGTGATGGCATCAGAGAGCGGCTGAGACCGGATCGGCCGGGGGTCGTCGCCGCCGCTACGCATATACGACAGCGTCACGTACCTCCGAGCCGGAAGGGTGGCTCAGTGGTAGAGCGTTCCGGCAGCGACCGTCACTCGGTCGCTCCGGCGTACGGCTTCGCGTGG is drawn from Halobellus limi and contains these coding sequences:
- the gpmI gene encoding 2,3-bisphosphoglycerate-independent phosphoglycerate mutase; protein product: MQAALVILDGWGLGDHDRRDAVKAASTPNFDRLAETGAYGTLDVSGRNVGLPEGQMGNSEVGHLNIGAGRVVKQAYTRIEDAIAEGTFRTNDAIASAFDHVEETGGRVHCMGLLSDGGVHSEQGHLHALIEVAADRGVDAVTHAFTDGRDTDPYGGEGYLETLEGVVEECGTGGVATVSGRYYAMDRDRNWERTKRAYDAIVGREADHEAASAVAAVRESYERGDTDEFVEPTLVEDRPALEDGDAVLFFNFRPDRARQLVRLLADIDPEWPFETDPPETRIVTMTEYDETFDLPVAFPPEEPTDTLGATLSAAGKTQLRIAESEKYAHVTYFLNGGREVEFDGEIRRIVESPDVPTYDLQPEMSAAEVTDTALELIDAEDPDALVLNYANPDMVGHTGDFEAAVEAVEAVDEQLGRLVAAVREAGGHVLVTADHGNADDMGTADEPHTAHTTNPVPFVYLTPGGDDGGRRVRSGGSLCDIAPTLLELMGVEKPATMTGESLLE
- a CDS encoding DUF1405 domain-containing protein is translated as MGESPDGPTERRGWRARLRRPFPERWVQYYLGNGASLGWLLVVDGAAFLLGVSFYVHSDPSLNDLSSLAYPLFGDSPTALALATLSVATLLPNLGRRVTEAPSNRLLALLHTLAFVWLVKYGLWTAIALNLRPDLYVGFTPALLWEYWGILITHLFFLLQAAVIPYYGETTREALAAALVFLLLNDAFDYGLGLYPPLRYEAGPLLAGITVALSVAVVGYAAWAFDRHQSGSDGGAAE